AAAATTTGCAATGCTGCGAGTAACGGTGTGAACGGTTTGCTCAGCGACATGAGTGCCCCATCCATACTGGACACAAAAACAcgtgcgcgagcgcgcgccgGTGCGATTCTAGTGTAAGGTAGTGTCGGTTCGTTTCTTCGTCTCGGCGCCCTTTTTATTATGCGAAACCGCAAACAGGCGGAACGCTTCCGCGCTTACTGTGCCTCGCGGCAGGCGACGGCCGCCACCAGGGCTGCGCCGCGACCGGAACCGTCCTCCGACAGCATCAGGTCGAAGGAGATGTGCGGCTTGACGAACTGTCGGATCTTTTGCACCATCAGATCGTGGAACTTGGGATGGAAACGATACACGGAACCGTCCACGCCGACCTGCAAAGTGAGGCAAAACCATTTGTAAGATAAATCATCAATCCCCGTGCTCCTTCCCTGCACTTACCGTCACGCTCGGTTCGTCCATTTTGTTGATCAGTGCCGCAATGCCGGCGGACACGAGATGGGCCGCCCGGCTCGAGACGCACTCGCAGATGTAGCGCACGTTCGCACAGTCCTCGTCGGTCGCGTGCTCCAGCCCGAGCTCCTCCAGCACCTCCCGGCAGTTGTAGTAGGTGCCCGGTTTGTCCGACTCGATTTCCGACACGTACTTCGTGAAGAACTGGCCGCGCTTGAAGAGAATGTCCGACCCGACGCCACCGAACAGCAGGCCCGCCTTCGTGAACCGCACTATCGCCAGACGGGCCAGCTCGCCCATATACATGCCCGAGATCATCTTCTCCTGCCTGTGACACACGATAAGGAGGATGTTGTTAACAAggctccgaaaaaaaaaaaccgatcgACCGATCTAGTTCCCTATACTTACAGCTGCCGGCCCGGGTTTATACTGTGCTGATCGATCTCGCGATCGTACTCGGTGCGGACAAAGTCGAGCGCACCGTCGTCGCCGAACGCGCCCCACTCGGTGTTGATCATCACGTGCTGCTTAATGTTCGGGCCCGATTTGGGCCCATCGAAGAGATCGCAGTTTTCCACTCGCTCGACGTAGCACGCGTTGCTGCCCGTACCTTCACAGTGTCGGTGTGCAGGTTGAACACGAAACAAGAAAATCATTATTAGATAAGTTTAATAAGTAATTCGAAATGCAAAATTCGATAGTAAACTTCATGCAGGAATAACAAAACCAGAACACAAcataaaaagggaaaaaagagTTGAAAGAGAAGAATAGGGGAAGTGGACAATAATAAAGGACAGAtggaaaaaatacaataaaatgaGCAATTAAGAAGAGCAAGATGGAAAATAAGACACACGAACAGaataaaacaagaaagaaggaaaaacaaacaaacaaaagagtAAAACAGTTAGAAAACTACAAAGCATCAAGGAAGAGCcattataaattaataaatttaaaaaaagaagagaatttggtttttgtgtgttgattaaaaaaaaaggaaatgtaatattttttggaaaacCATCACCAATTAGTAAGGGGGTCCTGCCTGCACACCGCGTACCAAACAGAAACTACCCAATATTTCCATGAAAAACCAATTCAGTTGTTGTTCGCCAATGCTCCACAATAAAACCACCAAATATCAACCAATTGTGCTAAGAACAAATCAATACTAAGGCAGCCAATTTGTTCCTTTTGCTCCTTATGctaagtagtagtagtagtagtacggcacacaaacactccagaacaagacgtcacaaacacacacccgtaCGGATCAGCTTACACGCAGACTACATACCGACAATCAGTCCTATTCTGCAGTTGTGATTCTTCCACGCACAGGACATCAGTGTGCCGGTCGTATCGTTCAGGATGGCACAGATATCAATTTGTACGTCCTAGTTGTGTGTACAACCGATTTCGGGAAGAGAGTGAACCGCAACATCGAAAAAAGGGATATGTGTACAGTAGGTATGGCGGAAATGCATCCACCcaagcatcagcatcatcatcatcatcatcatcatcagcagacGTGCACGTGTTCGTCGTGTAACAGGCAAGATATTGGAAGGTGTATGAAGGTGTGATCGATGCATCAGTGTCGGGCATTTCGATAATCATGTGTCGGTGTGCATGTGTTGTTCAAAGTTCAGGCATTGATGTCAGTGTATCGTGATGAGTTTGTATGATGAGCGAAAagtaaagaaagaaacaaaaaataaggaTATATACGTTAATATAGCAAACATACTGGATTGTGTGCATCATCGATGATAGTGGTGTAAAGAATAGGTCATCAGTGGATGAAATATGATGTATTACACATAATCGAAGTCTTTCTTTGTATGGGATTTTACATTCCAGAAGATATCGTGTTAAGATCATCAAAGATCATCAAAGATCATCAAAGATACAAGATCTTTGGACTCCCTGAAGCTCGACGACTATGAATTCTTGATGTGGTAACATAGAGACAGTTCATTTATGTGTTCATGTttcatttcttctttcttGCTCAGGTATATCATGCACCGCCAATCACAAATTCAAAAACCGATCGTAAATCCTGAGAGGGATAGAAAAATCGCAAACAAGTTCCCGGACTGCTCACGGTTGGTCCCTCGGAAGGTTGGTGCATTAAAACTCTTATCAACCTCGCCGCTTTGCTCGCTAATAAACTAATCCACTATCATTGACAGTATCAGTTGATTGTCTCAAACAGCTCGCTATCAATTACTGTCATAAAAATAGGCGAATAGTGGTCATTAAAGATCTTACACACGGGTAGAGTACTGGCCATAAAAGGTGCACCGTTGCGATATCGCACCATAAACACAGTGTATTACTGTGCTGAACAACTTCAATTTCCTGTTATGATATAGAGCGCTTAATCAATAATGAACTCTCTTTTAAGCCGAAAATCAAAGAGCAACATCGAGCTTGGTTGCTAAAATGAATAATAAGTACTTCTTGAAGGTATTTAGAAGAagaatgcatttttatgtACCATGCATCTCGatgcttctgtgtgtgtgtgtggaaaagtTTACAGCTTCAGCATTCCTTAAATAAAACTACCGTGCAGCATGGACAAGAGACAAGACTAAAAATACGCATCAGATCAAAAATAGCTAAAATAATTGTTCAATTCCCGTACTGGCTGCGGTACAACATAGCACCGAAGGCAACGATGTCGGTGCCGGAGCGACGGTTTCCGGACGATGATGGTAGCAGTAAAGGACCCGGCGATGTTCCATTATCATACGACAGAGTAAAAAgtgtatatgtttgtgtgtgtgtgtgtgtgtgtgtgtgtatgaaaggAAAAACGAATACAAAGAAACGATAAGAAAATTAACAGTTAAAGAACTTGCTGATAAGTATCAGCCTCTCGCTAGCAATACCAACGGAATGGAAAAGTTTTGAAGAACATAAATAGAGTACAAAACGGAAAACGTAGGAAGATTACTGGCGGAAGATAGGGGGTTTTAGAATTTATGTACACTGTGCCACTTTGCTGCCGATGGAACGGATCCCAAACGGCAACAAAGTACACCTATTGGATCGCATACAGAACCCAATCCGGATATCGGTGGCTTACCAATGATCACGCCGATTTTGCAATCGCGATTACTGTGCGCGCACGACATCAGCGTTCCGGTCGAATCGTTTAGAATTGCCATCACCGCTATGTTTACGTCCTACGCACGCGATAATGGTGtattggtggtggttgttgttgttgtttggccAATCAGTGGGTGGGGGGAGTTGGGGATGAATATCAGTTCAgatgtgagtgagtgtgatTTCGTGAACATTATATTGTCATAACACTGGAAAATTTGGGTCGTTTGGACCAGGAAGTCAAACAGGAAACAATTGGACAGAATTTCCCAGAATGACAAAACGATCACAGTCAAAAACAAAGTACAAGTCCGTTGAAGGTAATTCTCACATAGTTTTCGGAAGAGCCACACCGCAGCTCTTGACAGTAGCAGATGATGAAGGTATTAAGATAGCCTCCGGTAGAGCCAAAGACTGTCAAGACGACACACTTACCCCGCGTCTGGCGATCGCATCCTTCAGCAGCTGCACCACGTCCTCGCCGACGACACCGGAACAGTTGAAACCTTTCGTCCACCGGGCAAGAATACCTTTGGTGAGGCCCAGCTGCGTTAGCGGGAATGAGAATGTGAATCCTAGCGGCAAACGTTCCTCGTACACGGAGTGTTCCTGGTTTGCGAAACGGCAatagaaaaaacaaataccCGGATAAAAGATATTAGTAAGTACTGATAGCATCAATTGTATCTACAGAGTATTTGCTGCAGCACCACtgtaaaattttattaatCCTAAAAGAATCGTGATAGTGTTCTGCAATGACAATCAAGGAGATAGCGTCTATCGTTCCTAATTTTGATACTTGCATTGTGATGCTTGTCATCGTGATCCTGTGTCGAATGTGTCGAAGGCGTGTAAACCATCAATTTTCAAAGAAATTCACCGACATTGCGCACCGGGAAACAGATCTCAAGCTAACGACAAGCAGATAAGATTGGAACTCCTTTATCTGACACCAAAGAGTTCAGGAATTTTGGTATTAAAAGATAAAAACCAATCATTGCTATTACGTTCCAAACTATAGCTCCTGCCATTGCTTGTTACTTCTTCTTATCGGACTTGGCTATCGTTTGCGCTTAACGGAAGTTTAAAGATACGATCAACAGCCATACATTGTTTAAACTGTGTGCTTCTGCTTTGACAAACAACTTCCTTTAAAGCATTGGTTCCGAGGAATTCTTCGTACAGAGCACTCTTTTTACAGACATCAATGTGCCTAGTGACCATTGTATGTAACACATCGTTTAATCATGTTTATCACACGAATTCTTTATCAGGTTTAGATCTGAGCTGTTTGGAGGGAATTCGAGCGCCTCAGTCAAAATAGTAAGTAACCACTAATACGATAATGTCTTCAAACCTCATCCAAACTTATAAATCTTTCCTCTTCCTACGCTCAAACACTCTCTGGCAGGCGTTAGCGATCACTCGGGGATATCACTGATCTAAACTACCGTTCCTCTACTCACCTTCATAAAGTTGGCTAAACATTCGGCAATATGGTCGAAGAGCTGCGTCCCACTGCCGAGCATAATGCTCTGTGGAATGGCATATATCTTCGACAGCATCTCGAagtcattctcgtccttcaggTGAATCAGCAGCACCCGGAAGTTGGTGCCGCCGAGATCCAGGGCCAAGAATTTACCCTTCTCTGGAAagagggcgaaaaaaaaaaacacactcgcacGAGTTAGTTTCCACTGCACTTCCTGGACACTGGTAAGCAAGCAGACGACCCCGCTACCTTTCCCATTTGGCAGGTCCTGTACGTAGGTGATGAAACATTTGACGTCCGCTTCGGCGTGCGTCTCTTTGCTCAGCCCCCGGTTGATTTCCTTGATCACCCGTCGCATAATCTCCTCGATCTGTTTGTCTGTGAGGATGAGCTCCTTGCATTGTTCACGGATCTGGAACGGAAAGTcgaacgaagaaaaacaaaaggatAAATATTGATGAAAAGCTGCGACAGAAATCACACCACCCATCTAACATCGGCACAACATCGAGCAAATAATTCATCGTGATCATAAAAAGctacacaacagcaacacttTTAAGGTAAAGAGACTAGCTACATGTACGGAGGCACCAGTAGCGCCGGCGCTGCTCGGGCAGGATCGACACGACGAGGATCGTCTTCCCCAAAAGACGCCGCACAGATTTGAGATCGTGTTTCGCACCTTCTCGCTACTGCAAGTCGTGGCACCACCGTCCCTATTCATTGCGAAGCTACTTTGAAGTTGTAACGGAGGACGACCAGGATGCGACCGGTGCACAGGGAGACACGGTACCCTACTGATAGTAGCAGGCTCGGGCCGCTTCGCGCCAGAGCGTGTCGAGCTAAACGCAATCCACTGCCTCAGCCTGCGAGAGGTGTGCGCGAGACACGAGGGCCGGTGATAATCGTGCGATTAGTTGGGCGTGAGGGCGAGTGTGCGCGCACGCGTTCCATCCCCTGCATCAATGAATGGCGCCCGCACTATCGCCCGATCCCAGCCGTCCGTAACGGAGCAGCGTGTGGAGGGGAATTTTGTTCGACCTTTCGTTATGAACCGTCAACAAGGTGCCCCGTCAACCCGCTGACGGGCCACGGCGTGAGTGTCAATATTGACGGTGGTCGGATGCTGATACCGTTGCTTGCAAAGAGTACGGTGGCTCCAGCAAACTATTCCGAGCAAGCGGAAGCAAATGTATAATAAATACTTTAACAGAAAAAACAATCTTCTCCATGTCTGTTCCGAAAAATTTCACCAATAATCGAAGCGCAAACTATTCCCATTGCCCGCCCAACACGG
This genomic interval from Anopheles merus strain MAF chromosome 3L, AmerM5.1, whole genome shotgun sequence contains the following:
- the LOC121599173 gene encoding hexokinase type 2 isoform X5, which produces MSEMEVLEEIREQCKELILTDKQIEEIMRRVIKEINRGLSKETHAEADVKCFITYVQDLPNGKEKGKFLALDLGGTNFRVLLIHLKDENDFEMLSKIYAIPQSIMLGSGTQLFDHIAECLANFMKEHSVYEERLPLGFTFSFPLTQLGLTKGILARWTKGFNCSGVVGEDVVQLLKDAIARRGDVQIDICAILNDTTGTLMSCAWKNHNCRIGLIVGTGSNACYVERVENCDLFDGPKSGPNIKQHVMINTEWGAFGDDGALDFVRTEYDREIDQHSINPGRQLQEKMISGMYMGELARLAIVRFTKAGLLFGGVGSDILFKRGQFFTKYVSEIESDKPGTYYNCREVLEELGLEHATDEDCANVRYICECVSSRAAHLVSAGIAALINKMDEPSVTVGVDGSVYRFHPKFHDLMVQKIRQFVKPHISFDLMLSEDGSGRGAALVAAVACREAQ
- the LOC121599173 gene encoding hexokinase type 2 isoform X1, which produces MDLVKPFMGLHVDRVSKEIREQCKELILTDKQIEEIMRRVIKEINRGLSKETHAEADVKCFITYVQDLPNGKEKGKFLALDLGGTNFRVLLIHLKDENDFEMLSKIYAIPQSIMLGSGTQLFDHIAECLANFMKEHSVYEERLPLGFTFSFPLTQLGLTKGILARWTKGFNCSGVVGEDVVQLLKDAIARRGDVQIDICAILNDTTGTLMSCAWKNHNCRIGLIVGTGSNACYVERVENCDLFDGPKSGPNIKQHVMINTEWGAFGDDGALDFVRTEYDREIDQHSINPGRQLQEKMISGMYMGELARLAIVRFTKAGLLFGGVGSDILFKRGQFFTKYVSEIESDKPGTYYNCREVLEELGLEHATDEDCANVRYICECVSSRAAHLVSAGIAALINKMDEPSVTVGVDGSVYRFHPKFHDLMVQKIRQFVKPHISFDLMLSEDGSGRGAALVAAVACREAQ
- the LOC121599173 gene encoding hexokinase type 2 isoform X3, which gives rise to MNRDGGATTCSSEKIREQCKELILTDKQIEEIMRRVIKEINRGLSKETHAEADVKCFITYVQDLPNGKEKGKFLALDLGGTNFRVLLIHLKDENDFEMLSKIYAIPQSIMLGSGTQLFDHIAECLANFMKEHSVYEERLPLGFTFSFPLTQLGLTKGILARWTKGFNCSGVVGEDVVQLLKDAIARRGDVQIDICAILNDTTGTLMSCAWKNHNCRIGLIVGTGSNACYVERVENCDLFDGPKSGPNIKQHVMINTEWGAFGDDGALDFVRTEYDREIDQHSINPGRQLQEKMISGMYMGELARLAIVRFTKAGLLFGGVGSDILFKRGQFFTKYVSEIESDKPGTYYNCREVLEELGLEHATDEDCANVRYICECVSSRAAHLVSAGIAALINKMDEPSVTVGVDGSVYRFHPKFHDLMVQKIRQFVKPHISFDLMLSEDGSGRGAALVAAVACREAQ
- the LOC121599173 gene encoding hexokinase type 2 isoform X2, which translates into the protein MDLVKPFMGLHVDRVSKEIREQCKELILTDKQIEEIMRRVIKEINRGLSKETHAEADVKCFITYVQDLPNGKEKGKFLALDLGGTNFRVLLIHLKDENDFEMLSKIYAIPQSIMLGSGTQLFDHIAECLANFMKEHSVYEERLPLGFTFSFPLTQLGLTKGILARWTKGFNCSGVVGEDVVQLLKDAIARRGDVNIAVMAILNDSTGTLMSCAHSNRDCKIGVIIGTGSNACYVERVENCDLFDGPKSGPNIKQHVMINTEWGAFGDDGALDFVRTEYDREIDQHSINPGRQLQEKMISGMYMGELARLAIVRFTKAGLLFGGVGSDILFKRGQFFTKYVSEIESDKPGTYYNCREVLEELGLEHATDEDCANVRYICECVSSRAAHLVSAGIAALINKMDEPSVTVGVDGSVYRFHPKFHDLMVQKIRQFVKPHISFDLMLSEDGSGRGAALVAAVACREAQ
- the LOC121599173 gene encoding hexokinase type 2 isoform X4, with translation MGVIKDSFTKIREQCKELILTDKQIEEIMRRVIKEINRGLSKETHAEADVKCFITYVQDLPNGKEKGKFLALDLGGTNFRVLLIHLKDENDFEMLSKIYAIPQSIMLGSGTQLFDHIAECLANFMKEHSVYEERLPLGFTFSFPLTQLGLTKGILARWTKGFNCSGVVGEDVVQLLKDAIARRGDVQIDICAILNDTTGTLMSCAWKNHNCRIGLIVGTGSNACYVERVENCDLFDGPKSGPNIKQHVMINTEWGAFGDDGALDFVRTEYDREIDQHSINPGRQLQEKMISGMYMGELARLAIVRFTKAGLLFGGVGSDILFKRGQFFTKYVSEIESDKPGTYYNCREVLEELGLEHATDEDCANVRYICECVSSRAAHLVSAGIAALINKMDEPSVTVGVDGSVYRFHPKFHDLMVQKIRQFVKPHISFDLMLSEDGSGRGAALVAAVACREAQ